A DNA window from Drosophila pseudoobscura strain MV-25-SWS-2005 chromosome 2, UCI_Dpse_MV25, whole genome shotgun sequence contains the following coding sequences:
- the mthl11 gene encoding probable G-protein coupled receptor Mth-like 11 codes for MAIGVRTNDIPDCDFFDTVNITSGFKAENGSYRYKNLTVPARLTGDYDYVIQYDGDRISVPKHIRGCVCKLRTCIRFCCPMIKRMKSFGCSKKENSLSYDMTLDIMQDDGSIASKHILTEMFVQEDLPLPCKTHYALDRESSSEDQWTLFEDGKLLRHYDKKNLSKQEYCLQPRKAKNITYYDYTIAPYSCVVEPSMVMGYVKSASIICMVITIAVYFWLPRFHSLHGKCCNLYFICLAATFLLNVISMSDLFRPRSLLCQINGYAGYFAVMATFLWLSVISFDLWRRFALRRFHEFNRNSRSSFLNYNIIVWSTAAVLTVGILMIDLFTKFNSANPRTPGVGEYTCWIYTEGWSAMYYFYSPLIMLILLNGTMFALTSRYIYVENKKNQQVLNQNERQRKSTNKANYRVYLRLFIIMGGSWCLEIMAFICYMEKVFEEFTTAADLINCSQGMIIFLATFCNCDILRSIHYRIQNRYSTATDSTGSSRNPDSDKFGNSERN; via the exons ATGGCCATTGGTGTGCGGACTAACGACATCCCCGATTGCGACTTTTTCGATACGGTCAATATAACGAGCGGCTTCAAGGCAGAAAATGGATCTTATAGATACAAGAATCTCACAGTTCCTGCGAGACTCACTGGAGATTACGACTATGTGATCCAGTACGACGGGGATAGGATATCCGTGCCCAAGCACATCCGAGGATGTGTGTGCAAGTTGAGGACCTGCATTCGATTCTGTTGTCCGATGATAAAGCGGATGAAAAGTTTCGGGTGTTCCAAGAAAGAGAACTCACTATCCTACGACATGACGCTGGATATAATGCAAGATGATGGATCGATAGCGAGTAAACATATTTTGACAGAGATGTTTGTGCAGGAAGACCTACCTCTGCCATGTAAGACTCATTATGCACTTGACAGAGAATCGTCCTCTGAAGATCAGTGGACCCTGTTCGAG gatggaaaacttttgcggcATTACGACAAGAAGAACCTTTCCAAGCAGGAGTATTGCCTGCAGCCGCGAAAGGCGAAGAACATAACATACTACGATTATACCATCGCTCCCTACAGCTGCGTTGTGGAGCCTTCCATGGTCATGGGCTACG TCAAGTCGGCTTCCATAATATGCATGGTAATTACCATTGCCGTGTACTTTTGGCTGCCCAGATTCCATTCGTTGCATGGAAAGTGCTGCAATCTGTACTTCatctgcttggcagccacctTCCTGCTGAATGTCATCAGTATGTCTGATCTATTTCGCCCTCGTTCATTGTTGTGTCAAATTAATG GATACGCTGGGTATTTCGCTGTAATGGCCACGTTTCTCTGGCTGTCGGTGATAAGCTTCGACTTGTGGAGACGATTCGCGCTGCGCCGGTTTCACGAGTTTAACAGGAACAGCCGGAGTAGCTTCCTCAACTATAACATCATCGTTTGGAGCACGGCTGCCGTGCTCACTGTGGGGATATTAATGATTGATCTTTTCACCAAGTTCAATTCGGCGAACCCCCGCACACCCGGTGTGGGAGAGTACACATGCTGGATCTATA cGGAAGGATGGTCGGCCATGTACTATTTTTATTCGCCGCTCATAATGTTGATACTTCTCAACGGGACGATGTTTGCATTGACAAGCAGATACATTTATGTGGAGAACAAGAAGAATCAGCAGGTGCTTAACCAAAACGAACGTCAACGAAAGTCCACCAACAAAGCCAA CTACCGCGTGTATCTGCGTTTGTTCATCATAATGGGCGGCAGTTGGTGTCTGGAGATCATGGCATTTATTTGTTATATGGAGAAGGTTTTTGAGGAATTCACTACAGCCGCTGACCTGATCAACTGCAGTCAGGGCATGATCATATTCCTGGCCACATTCTGCAACTGCGACATACTCCGGTCAATCCATTACCG CATCCAAAACAGGTACAGTACAGCAACGGACTCTACCGGCAGCAGTCGGAATCCGGATTCAGACAAGTTTGGTAATAGCGAAAGGAATTAA
- the LOC117183323 gene encoding probable G-protein coupled receptor Mth-like 11: MGGSWVLEIVAFICETQKFCKPLIVAADIIKCSQGIIIFLVTFCNRDMIRAIRERTHERRLSGVESATCSLTQDFQLKQDMK; this comes from the exons ATGGGCGGCAGTTGGGTTCTGGAAATCGTGGCATTTATTTGTGAAACTCAGAAGTTCTGCAAGCCCTTGATTGTAGCAGCTGATATTATTAAGTGCAGCCAGGGGATCATAATATTCCTTGTCACATTCTGCAACAGGGACATGATCAGGGCCATCCGTGAGCG AACCCACGAAAGACGGTTAAGTGGAGTTGAGTCTGCAACATGCAGTCTGACACAGGACTTCCAGCTCAAGCAGGATATGAAATAA
- the LOC117183222 gene encoding probable G-protein coupled receptor Mth-like 11: MTRSFSGIWDRVPSGALDQFIQHQVVQRIGRHSGCTFWSTFLGLFAGTIAADILDCNFIDTVNLTNSWKFPNGSYSYRGLIIPPTLTGEYDYEIQFDGASRSVASHTRGCVCRVKPCIRFCCPLSKVMQYNRCSPQSQNKYAYNMTLDITQDNGTVTSKHVLEDFVVQEDLPLPCDNHFALNRHKYTTDLWTLYENGTLLRQCDKRYLSKQDYCLQPRRSREQIGYNYTIVPYNCSIDPDRTMAYVKAISVIFMAITIAVYLWLPQFQSLHGKCCNLYFICLTATFLLNVFSIFNVFDSKMACSINGSIIQSSHLIHVR, encoded by the exons ATGACTCGGAGTTTCAGCGGAATCTGGGACAGAGTGCCGAGTGGGGCACTGGACCAGTTTATTCAGCATCAAGTAGTGCAACGGATCGGTCGTCATTCAGGATGCACGTTTTGGAGCACCTTTTTGGGCCTATTCGCTGGCACCATCGCTGCTGACATTCTCGATTGTAACTTTATCGATACTGTCAATTTGACAAACAGCTGGAAGTTCCCGAATGGATCCTACAGTTACAGAGGTCTCATCATTCCCCCGACTCTAACGGGGGAGTACGACTACGAGATCCAGTTCGACGGAGCCAGCAGATCGGTGGCCAGCCACACAAGAGGATGTGTGTGCAGGGTGAAGCCCTGCATTCGATTCTGTTGTCCACTGAGTAAAGTGATGCAGTACAACAGGTGCTCGCCACAAAGCCAGAACAAGTACGCCTACAACATGACCCTGGATATAACCCAAGACAATGGAACAGTAACAAGTAAACACGTTTTAGAGGACTTTGTTGTGCAGGAGGATCTACCACTGCCTTGTGACAATCATTTTGCCCTAAACAGACATAAATATACCACAGATCTGTGGACATTATACGAG AATGGAACGCTCTTGCGACAATGCGACAAGAGATACCTTTCCAAGCAGGACTACTGTCTGCAGCCCCGGAGGTCAAGGGAACAAATAGGCTATAACTACACCATCGTTCCTTACAACTGCTCCATAGATCCGGACAGAACAATGGCTTATG TCAAGGCGATATCTGTGATATTTATGGCCATTACCATTGCCGTGTACCTTTGGCTGCCCCAGTTTCAATCCCTCCACGGAAAGTGCTGCAATCTGTACTTTATCTGCCTGACAGCCACCTTCCTGCTGAATGTCTTCAGCATTTTCAACGTATTCGACAGCAAAATGGCATGCTCTATTAATGGTAGCATCATACAATCATCCCACCTGATACATGTTCGATAA
- the cwo gene encoding transcription factor cwo isoform X2, with amino-acid sequence MEPFWNESNGHAAHPVKYESEAAVSSFPYCTESSLNFSTSATAYSEDDAEYATGRRNKTSRQDPLSHRIIEKRRRDRMNSCLADLSRLIPPQYQRKGRGRIEKTEIIEMAIRHLKHLQSECLQKESDYRSGYMDCMKEAAKFLYDVHMQDFCHRLLGRLQEHIDDMFKTECYKSSRTCHMPDNVSASSGSPHQAYHPPLCHLRDMLGASDVEHSQDHNDVKDLSFRNHLNQLHRNQQAVAAAAAVAANGSGSSSSSTTLEAANKLPLTNGNGNATGDNVPTNSTGPLPASGSSNAASSTTCPSTVTCPTITSASVAQKVAPPMAAHQQQQQLPHQAAVITSTAPHHHTDSSHHDFDSSREPILHTDTSNMHSPPPRDMLLQQHPHLGHNHTQDSLMSVRMRNYSESSHEVEHNNNYKYKNHIKERFVHELHDEETSSEHCAVASHLQSDHSHMQAHSDHSKDGTEPEIAPIMAKKRKMAEAAAAAAAVANGEHPLDVHCEASNPNPPRQLLMLREDSKPSPSFNFSDIKDIKSELHNSNSNSSPLLAKLNAAAAAGAQLSTPSSTTTSLAPRHSFTVPIFALHGQGNYYVPLNVDYNALVPFLNGMDLLEKSYSSMPVVHPININVNFMPSSPSASLLAAAAAAAAVAAGKQQQAAVAAAAASASAGGPLSSVVGANSAAAQVAAVAAAAVAKAKLEQAMNSSW; translated from the exons ATGGAACCCTTTTGGAACGAATCGAACGGACATGCCGCACATCCGGTTAAGTATGAGAG CGAAGCAGCTGTCTCCAGTTTTCCTTATTGCACAGAATCTAGCTTAAATTTTTCCACCTCTGCGACGGCATACAGCGAGGACGATGCTGAATATGCCACAGGAAGACGTAATAAAACATCGAGG CAAGACCCCCTATCGCACCGGATCATCGAGAAGCGGCGCCGGGATCGCATGAACTCCTGCCTGGCGGATCTCTCGCGCCTCATCCCGCCCCAGTACCAGCGCAAGGGCCGTGGCCGCATCGAGAAGACGGAGATCATCGAGATGGCCATCAGACACCTGAAGCACCTGCAGAGCGAGTGCCTGCAGAAGGAGAGCGACTACCGCAGCGGGTACATGGACTGCATGAAGGAGGCGGCCAAGTTCCTCTACGACGTCCACATGCAGGACTTCTGCCACCGCCTGTTGGGCCGTCTGCAGGAGCACATCGATGACATGTTCAAAA CCGAGTGCTACAAGTCCTCGCGGACCTGCCACATGCCGGACAATGTGAGCGCCTCCAGCGGCAGCCCGCACCAGGCCTACCATCCGCCGCTGTGCCACCTGCGGGACATGCTGGGGGCCTCGGACGTGGAGCACAGCCAGGACCACAACGATGTCAAGGACCTGAGCTTCCGCAATCATCTCAACCAGCTGCATCGGAACCAGCAGGCagtcgccgctgctgccgccgtgGCTGCCAATGGCAGCGGaagctcctccagctccaccaCCCTCGAGGCGGCCAACAAGCTGCCCCTGACCAATGGGAATGGCAACGCCACTGGCGACAATGTTCCCACCAATTCCACGGGCCCTCTGCCCGCCTCTGGCAGCAGCAATGCAGCCAGCTCCACCACCTGCCCCAGCACGGTCACCTGCCCAACGATCACATCCGCGTCGGTGGCTCAGAAGGTGGCGCCGCCCATGGCcgcccaccagcagcagcagcagctgccacaccaGGCGGCAGTGATCACGTCGACTGCCCCGCACCACCACACGGACAGCAGCCACCACGACTTTGACTCGTCGCGGGAGCCCATCCTCCACACGGACACCTCCAACATGCACTCGCCGCCGCCGCGggacatgctgctgcagcagcatccgcaTCTGGGGCACAACCACACCCAGGACAGCCTGATGTCGGTGCGCATGCGCAACTACTCGGAGTCGTCGCACGAGGTggagcacaacaacaactacaagtACAAGAACCACATCAAGGAGCGCTTCGTCCACGAGCTGCACGACGAGGAGACGAGCAGCGAGCACTGCGCGGTGGCGTCCCATCTCCAGAGCGACCACTCGCACATGCAGGCccactccgaccactccaaggaCGGCACCGAGCCGGAGATAGCCCCCATCATGGCCAAGAAGCGCAAGATGGccgaggcagcagcggcggcggcggctgtggcCAATGGGGAGCACCCCCTGGATGTGCACTGCGAGGCCAGCAACCCGAATCCGCCCCGccagctgctgatgctgcgcGAGGACAGCAAGCCCTCGCCCTCGTTCAACTTCAGCGACATCAAGGACATCAAGTCGGAGCTGCACAACagcaactccaactccagtCCGCTGCTGGCCAAGCTCAAcgcggccgctgccgccggAGCCCAGCTGAGCACtcccagcagcaccaccacctcGCTGGCGCCGCGGCACTCCTTCACCGTGCCCATCTTCGCCCTGCACGGCCAGGGCAACTACTACGTGCCCCTCAATGTCGACTACAACGCCCTGGTGCCGTTCCTCAACGGCATGGACCTGCTGGAGAAGAGCTACTCGAGCATGCCGGTGGTGCATCCCATCAACATCAATGTCAACTTCATGCCCAGCTCCCCGTCGGCCTCCCTGCTGgccgccgctgcagccgctgccgccgttgccgctggCAAGCAACAGCAGGCCGCAGTggccgcagcagccgcctcCGCATCCGCCGGTGGTCCCCTGTCCTCCGTGGTGGGGGCCAATTCGGCGGCTGCCCAGGTGGCGGCTGTGGCCGCCGCGGCGGTGGCCAAGGCCAAGCTGGAGCAGGCCATGAACAGCAGCTGGTAA
- the cwo gene encoding transcription factor cwo isoform X1 produces the protein MEYAKRFCLSSALHPLEWRFGGRQNRNRSWRSEAAVSSFPYCTESSLNFSTSATAYSEDDAEYATGRRNKTSRQDPLSHRIIEKRRRDRMNSCLADLSRLIPPQYQRKGRGRIEKTEIIEMAIRHLKHLQSECLQKESDYRSGYMDCMKEAAKFLYDVHMQDFCHRLLGRLQEHIDDMFKTECYKSSRTCHMPDNVSASSGSPHQAYHPPLCHLRDMLGASDVEHSQDHNDVKDLSFRNHLNQLHRNQQAVAAAAAVAANGSGSSSSSTTLEAANKLPLTNGNGNATGDNVPTNSTGPLPASGSSNAASSTTCPSTVTCPTITSASVAQKVAPPMAAHQQQQQLPHQAAVITSTAPHHHTDSSHHDFDSSREPILHTDTSNMHSPPPRDMLLQQHPHLGHNHTQDSLMSVRMRNYSESSHEVEHNNNYKYKNHIKERFVHELHDEETSSEHCAVASHLQSDHSHMQAHSDHSKDGTEPEIAPIMAKKRKMAEAAAAAAAVANGEHPLDVHCEASNPNPPRQLLMLREDSKPSPSFNFSDIKDIKSELHNSNSNSSPLLAKLNAAAAAGAQLSTPSSTTTSLAPRHSFTVPIFALHGQGNYYVPLNVDYNALVPFLNGMDLLEKSYSSMPVVHPININVNFMPSSPSASLLAAAAAAAAVAAGKQQQAAVAAAAASASAGGPLSSVVGANSAAAQVAAVAAAAVAKAKLEQAMNSSW, from the exons ATGGAATATGCAAAACGTTTCTGCCTCTCGTCAGCCCTCCACCCGTTGGAGTGGAGGTTTGGCGGGCGGCAGAATCGCAATCGCAGTTGGAGAAG CGAAGCAGCTGTCTCCAGTTTTCCTTATTGCACAGAATCTAGCTTAAATTTTTCCACCTCTGCGACGGCATACAGCGAGGACGATGCTGAATATGCCACAGGAAGACGTAATAAAACATCGAGG CAAGACCCCCTATCGCACCGGATCATCGAGAAGCGGCGCCGGGATCGCATGAACTCCTGCCTGGCGGATCTCTCGCGCCTCATCCCGCCCCAGTACCAGCGCAAGGGCCGTGGCCGCATCGAGAAGACGGAGATCATCGAGATGGCCATCAGACACCTGAAGCACCTGCAGAGCGAGTGCCTGCAGAAGGAGAGCGACTACCGCAGCGGGTACATGGACTGCATGAAGGAGGCGGCCAAGTTCCTCTACGACGTCCACATGCAGGACTTCTGCCACCGCCTGTTGGGCCGTCTGCAGGAGCACATCGATGACATGTTCAAAA CCGAGTGCTACAAGTCCTCGCGGACCTGCCACATGCCGGACAATGTGAGCGCCTCCAGCGGCAGCCCGCACCAGGCCTACCATCCGCCGCTGTGCCACCTGCGGGACATGCTGGGGGCCTCGGACGTGGAGCACAGCCAGGACCACAACGATGTCAAGGACCTGAGCTTCCGCAATCATCTCAACCAGCTGCATCGGAACCAGCAGGCagtcgccgctgctgccgccgtgGCTGCCAATGGCAGCGGaagctcctccagctccaccaCCCTCGAGGCGGCCAACAAGCTGCCCCTGACCAATGGGAATGGCAACGCCACTGGCGACAATGTTCCCACCAATTCCACGGGCCCTCTGCCCGCCTCTGGCAGCAGCAATGCAGCCAGCTCCACCACCTGCCCCAGCACGGTCACCTGCCCAACGATCACATCCGCGTCGGTGGCTCAGAAGGTGGCGCCGCCCATGGCcgcccaccagcagcagcagcagctgccacaccaGGCGGCAGTGATCACGTCGACTGCCCCGCACCACCACACGGACAGCAGCCACCACGACTTTGACTCGTCGCGGGAGCCCATCCTCCACACGGACACCTCCAACATGCACTCGCCGCCGCCGCGggacatgctgctgcagcagcatccgcaTCTGGGGCACAACCACACCCAGGACAGCCTGATGTCGGTGCGCATGCGCAACTACTCGGAGTCGTCGCACGAGGTggagcacaacaacaactacaagtACAAGAACCACATCAAGGAGCGCTTCGTCCACGAGCTGCACGACGAGGAGACGAGCAGCGAGCACTGCGCGGTGGCGTCCCATCTCCAGAGCGACCACTCGCACATGCAGGCccactccgaccactccaaggaCGGCACCGAGCCGGAGATAGCCCCCATCATGGCCAAGAAGCGCAAGATGGccgaggcagcagcggcggcggcggctgtggcCAATGGGGAGCACCCCCTGGATGTGCACTGCGAGGCCAGCAACCCGAATCCGCCCCGccagctgctgatgctgcgcGAGGACAGCAAGCCCTCGCCCTCGTTCAACTTCAGCGACATCAAGGACATCAAGTCGGAGCTGCACAACagcaactccaactccagtCCGCTGCTGGCCAAGCTCAAcgcggccgctgccgccggAGCCCAGCTGAGCACtcccagcagcaccaccacctcGCTGGCGCCGCGGCACTCCTTCACCGTGCCCATCTTCGCCCTGCACGGCCAGGGCAACTACTACGTGCCCCTCAATGTCGACTACAACGCCCTGGTGCCGTTCCTCAACGGCATGGACCTGCTGGAGAAGAGCTACTCGAGCATGCCGGTGGTGCATCCCATCAACATCAATGTCAACTTCATGCCCAGCTCCCCGTCGGCCTCCCTGCTGgccgccgctgcagccgctgccgccgttgccgctggCAAGCAACAGCAGGCCGCAGTggccgcagcagccgcctcCGCATCCGCCGGTGGTCCCCTGTCCTCCGTGGTGGGGGCCAATTCGGCGGCTGCCCAGGTGGCGGCTGTGGCCGCCGCGGCGGTGGCCAAGGCCAAGCTGGAGCAGGCCATGAACAGCAGCTGGTAA
- the cwo gene encoding transcription factor cwo isoform X3, whose amino-acid sequence MNSCLADLSRLIPPQYQRKGRGRIEKTEIIEMAIRHLKHLQSECLQKESDYRSGYMDCMKEAAKFLYDVHMQDFCHRLLGRLQEHIDDMFKTECYKSSRTCHMPDNVSASSGSPHQAYHPPLCHLRDMLGASDVEHSQDHNDVKDLSFRNHLNQLHRNQQAVAAAAAVAANGSGSSSSSTTLEAANKLPLTNGNGNATGDNVPTNSTGPLPASGSSNAASSTTCPSTVTCPTITSASVAQKVAPPMAAHQQQQQLPHQAAVITSTAPHHHTDSSHHDFDSSREPILHTDTSNMHSPPPRDMLLQQHPHLGHNHTQDSLMSVRMRNYSESSHEVEHNNNYKYKNHIKERFVHELHDEETSSEHCAVASHLQSDHSHMQAHSDHSKDGTEPEIAPIMAKKRKMAEAAAAAAAVANGEHPLDVHCEASNPNPPRQLLMLREDSKPSPSFNFSDIKDIKSELHNSNSNSSPLLAKLNAAAAAGAQLSTPSSTTTSLAPRHSFTVPIFALHGQGNYYVPLNVDYNALVPFLNGMDLLEKSYSSMPVVHPININVNFMPSSPSASLLAAAAAAAAVAAGKQQQAAVAAAAASASAGGPLSSVVGANSAAAQVAAVAAAAVAKAKLEQAMNSSW is encoded by the exons ATGAACTCCTGCCTGGCGGATCTCTCGCGCCTCATCCCGCCCCAGTACCAGCGCAAGGGCCGTGGCCGCATCGAGAAGACGGAGATCATCGAGATGGCCATCAGACACCTGAAGCACCTGCAGAGCGAGTGCCTGCAGAAGGAGAGCGACTACCGCAGCGGGTACATGGACTGCATGAAGGAGGCGGCCAAGTTCCTCTACGACGTCCACATGCAGGACTTCTGCCACCGCCTGTTGGGCCGTCTGCAGGAGCACATCGATGACATGTTCAAAA CCGAGTGCTACAAGTCCTCGCGGACCTGCCACATGCCGGACAATGTGAGCGCCTCCAGCGGCAGCCCGCACCAGGCCTACCATCCGCCGCTGTGCCACCTGCGGGACATGCTGGGGGCCTCGGACGTGGAGCACAGCCAGGACCACAACGATGTCAAGGACCTGAGCTTCCGCAATCATCTCAACCAGCTGCATCGGAACCAGCAGGCagtcgccgctgctgccgccgtgGCTGCCAATGGCAGCGGaagctcctccagctccaccaCCCTCGAGGCGGCCAACAAGCTGCCCCTGACCAATGGGAATGGCAACGCCACTGGCGACAATGTTCCCACCAATTCCACGGGCCCTCTGCCCGCCTCTGGCAGCAGCAATGCAGCCAGCTCCACCACCTGCCCCAGCACGGTCACCTGCCCAACGATCACATCCGCGTCGGTGGCTCAGAAGGTGGCGCCGCCCATGGCcgcccaccagcagcagcagcagctgccacaccaGGCGGCAGTGATCACGTCGACTGCCCCGCACCACCACACGGACAGCAGCCACCACGACTTTGACTCGTCGCGGGAGCCCATCCTCCACACGGACACCTCCAACATGCACTCGCCGCCGCCGCGggacatgctgctgcagcagcatccgcaTCTGGGGCACAACCACACCCAGGACAGCCTGATGTCGGTGCGCATGCGCAACTACTCGGAGTCGTCGCACGAGGTggagcacaacaacaactacaagtACAAGAACCACATCAAGGAGCGCTTCGTCCACGAGCTGCACGACGAGGAGACGAGCAGCGAGCACTGCGCGGTGGCGTCCCATCTCCAGAGCGACCACTCGCACATGCAGGCccactccgaccactccaaggaCGGCACCGAGCCGGAGATAGCCCCCATCATGGCCAAGAAGCGCAAGATGGccgaggcagcagcggcggcggcggctgtggcCAATGGGGAGCACCCCCTGGATGTGCACTGCGAGGCCAGCAACCCGAATCCGCCCCGccagctgctgatgctgcgcGAGGACAGCAAGCCCTCGCCCTCGTTCAACTTCAGCGACATCAAGGACATCAAGTCGGAGCTGCACAACagcaactccaactccagtCCGCTGCTGGCCAAGCTCAAcgcggccgctgccgccggAGCCCAGCTGAGCACtcccagcagcaccaccacctcGCTGGCGCCGCGGCACTCCTTCACCGTGCCCATCTTCGCCCTGCACGGCCAGGGCAACTACTACGTGCCCCTCAATGTCGACTACAACGCCCTGGTGCCGTTCCTCAACGGCATGGACCTGCTGGAGAAGAGCTACTCGAGCATGCCGGTGGTGCATCCCATCAACATCAATGTCAACTTCATGCCCAGCTCCCCGTCGGCCTCCCTGCTGgccgccgctgcagccgctgccgccgttgccgctggCAAGCAACAGCAGGCCGCAGTggccgcagcagccgcctcCGCATCCGCCGGTGGTCCCCTGTCCTCCGTGGTGGGGGCCAATTCGGCGGCTGCCCAGGTGGCGGCTGTGGCCGCCGCGGCGGTGGCCAAGGCCAAGCTGGAGCAGGCCATGAACAGCAGCTGGTAA
- the LOC6897004 gene encoding mitochondrial import receptor subunit TOM20 homolog: MALGTAGALFIGYCFYFDRKRTRAPDYKKRVHERRMRQAMSQLGGGTGQAGAADDNEEDDQDLVMQMHFVEEVKKGERHIKEGSVDEGLTHLCNAIMLCTHPGALLEMLQANLPEVLFRPLMMRLHELNQRSGSSSEDYSETSSYDTTRTSMSSGTSTSKPGEVAAAVTAAAQEAGL; encoded by the coding sequence ATGGCTCTGGGCACGGCCGGTGCCCTCTTCATTGGCTACTGTTTCTACTTTGACCGGAAGCGCACTAGGGCGCCGGACTACAAGAAGAGGGTGCACGAGCGTCGCATGCGGCAGGCAATGAGTCAGCTGGGAGGTGGCACTGGACAGGCCGGAGCAGCCGACGACAACGAAGAGGACGACCAAGACCTGGTGATGCAGATGCACTTCGTCGAGGAGGTGAAGAAGGGCGAGCGCCACATCAAAGAGGGTAGCGTGGACGAGGGCCTCACTCACCTCTGCAACGCCATAATGCTGTGCACGCACCCGGGCGCCCTGCTGGAGATGCTCCAGGCCAATCTCCCGGAGGTGCTGTTCCGTCCGCTGATGATGCGGCTGCACGAGCTGAACCagcgcagcggcagcagcagcgaggatTACAGTGAGACGTCCAGCTACGACACCACCAGGACTAGCATGAGCAGTGGCACGTCCACCTCGAAGCCCGGAgaagtggcagcggcagttaCGGCGGCAGCCCAAGAGGCAGGGCTCTAG